In Arthrobacter citreus, a single genomic region encodes these proteins:
- a CDS encoding DinB family protein encodes MSKKELLQNGVKQVFYDEEWYPPVSDALKNLTAAQACWQPEGMASNTIWENVNHLLFFKERLLSRIHKDNSFVALQNNDDTFVQGGPNDEDAWQQTVKRTLQVHDALQSSLSSIQEGELDQLSPSLPIWQQYLNILLHDAYHTGQIIQLRKLQGSWPSNRPNL; translated from the coding sequence ATGAGTAAAAAAGAACTTTTGCAAAACGGAGTCAAACAAGTGTTTTATGATGAAGAATGGTACCCACCAGTATCAGATGCTTTAAAAAACCTTACCGCTGCACAAGCATGTTGGCAGCCAGAAGGAATGGCCAGTAATACGATTTGGGAAAATGTAAATCATTTACTATTCTTTAAAGAGCGCTTACTTTCACGCATACATAAAGATAACTCATTTGTTGCGCTACAAAATAATGATGATACTTTTGTTCAAGGTGGACCAAATGATGAAGACGCTTGGCAACAAACAGTGAAGCGAACACTGCAAGTTCATGATGCTTTACAATCTTCCTTATCGTCCATTCAAGAAGGAGAATTGGATCAACTAAGCCCTTCTCTACCAATTTGGCAACAATATCTAAATATCCTTTTGCACGATGCATATCACACAGGACAAATAATCCAACTTCGTAAACTCCAAGGCTCATGGCCATCTAACCGTCCAAATTTATAA
- a CDS encoding CbrC family protein, which yields MELPIFKYNPNPLKLGVIIEEETICPVCKKKQNFVYEGPFFSEEEVEGICPWCIADGSAAEKYDGEFQDIESCDEVDDEEHVDELIYRNPGYIGWQQEYWLSHCGDFCSIIDYVGWEEIKHLENELEHDINRLSKKYGLSILEFKNTLEIDGDLQGYLFQCNSCKKHRLHADLS from the coding sequence ATGGAACTACCAATTTTCAAATATAATCCTAATCCACTTAAGTTAGGAGTAATAATAGAAGAAGAAACAATTTGTCCAGTTTGCAAAAAGAAACAGAATTTTGTTTATGAAGGACCATTTTTCTCAGAAGAAGAAGTTGAAGGAATCTGTCCGTGGTGTATAGCAGATGGTTCAGCAGCAGAAAAATACGATGGAGAATTTCAAGATATCGAATCATGTGATGAAGTTGATGATGAAGAACATGTAGATGAATTGATTTATCGAAACCCTGGTTACATAGGATGGCAACAAGAATATTGGCTAAGCCATTGTGGAGACTTCTGTTCAATTATTGATTATGTTGGTTGGGAAGAAATTAAGCATTTAGAAAATGAATTAGAGCATGATATAAACCGTCTGAGTAAGAAATACGGTTTATCTATTCTAGAATTTAAAAACACTCTAGAAATTGATGGTGATTTACAAGGCTATTTATTTCAGTGTAATAGTTGTAAAAAACACCGTCTCCATGCTGATTTGTCATAA